In one window of Paraflavitalea soli DNA:
- a CDS encoding PorV/PorQ family protein — protein MKNHCLPGTLKYWLLSCCWLAVSPASAQSLRYPQAAPYIGQGAYSFHFVDVFSCMANQAALAGLSQAGGGVYAEKRFLQEKLNSYNAIVALPTRLGGWGISAQYLGSGEYNESQVGLAYGKKLGRVDLGVQFNYAMMRAAGYGSDGTMIVEIGTLWHITDQVHIGMHIFNPSGGKYGKLEQEKMAWVYKVGGGYEASEKLLVSADIIKEENKAVNVQVGIHYALDHRFFMRAGIATSTTTPWLGAGWAWKNIRADITGSYHPQLGVTPGLLLIFTTTKEHAD, from the coding sequence TTGAAAAACCATTGCCTGCCAGGCACTTTGAAGTACTGGTTATTGTCCTGCTGTTGGCTGGCCGTATCACCGGCCAGTGCACAATCGCTCCGCTATCCACAGGCGGCGCCCTATATAGGCCAGGGAGCCTATAGTTTCCACTTTGTAGATGTTTTTTCCTGTATGGCCAACCAGGCCGCATTGGCCGGCCTGTCCCAGGCTGGAGGAGGGGTATATGCTGAAAAAAGATTCCTGCAGGAAAAACTAAACAGTTACAACGCCATCGTTGCCCTGCCCACCCGGCTGGGCGGATGGGGCATCTCCGCCCAATACCTCGGATCGGGCGAGTACAATGAATCGCAGGTAGGCCTTGCCTATGGCAAAAAACTGGGACGGGTAGACCTGGGAGTACAATTCAACTATGCCATGATGCGGGCGGCAGGCTATGGCAGCGACGGCACAATGATCGTTGAAATAGGCACCCTTTGGCATATTACCGACCAGGTGCATATAGGCATGCATATCTTCAATCCTTCCGGCGGAAAGTATGGAAAGCTGGAACAGGAAAAAATGGCCTGGGTATATAAAGTTGGAGGTGGGTATGAGGCTTCCGAAAAATTATTGGTCAGCGCTGATATTATAAAAGAAGAAAACAAAGCGGTGAATGTTCAGGTGGGTATCCACTATGCCCTTGACCACCGGTTTTTTATGCGTGCAGGCATTGCCACTTCCACTACCACCCCCTGGCTGGGCGCCGGCTGGGCCTGGAAAAACATACGTGCCGATATTACGGGCAGCTATCATCCCCAATTGGGGGTCACACCCGGACTGCTGCTCATTTTTACTACTACTAAAGAACACGCCGATTGA
- a CDS encoding 7-carboxy-7-deazaguanine synthase QueE: MKVSAAPAVISLPVMESFYTIQGEGYYQGKAAYFIRLGGCDVGCVWCDVKDSWDASRHPQQSIDEIVSAAAAYPGRMAVITGGEPLMHNLDTLTAALHEAGFQTNIETSGSSPLSGEWDWICLSPKKFKFPLPEILPLAHELKVVIFNKSDFAWAEKYAAQVSPTCKLYLAPEWDKSKEMTPLLIEYIKENPQWELSLQIHKYINVP, translated from the coding sequence ATGAAAGTAAGTGCAGCACCGGCCGTGATCAGTTTACCCGTCATGGAATCCTTCTACACCATTCAGGGAGAGGGCTATTACCAGGGCAAAGCAGCCTATTTTATCCGCCTGGGTGGCTGTGATGTGGGCTGCGTATGGTGCGACGTAAAAGACAGCTGGGACGCTTCCAGACACCCACAGCAAAGCATTGATGAAATAGTATCAGCCGCTGCCGCCTATCCGGGCAGGATGGCCGTCATTACGGGCGGAGAGCCCCTTATGCATAACCTGGACACCCTCACGGCAGCACTGCATGAAGCTGGTTTTCAGACGAATATAGAAACGTCTGGCTCCTCGCCACTTAGTGGCGAATGGGACTGGATATGCCTCTCCCCAAAAAAATTCAAATTTCCCCTCCCGGAGATCCTACCCCTGGCACATGAGCTGAAAGTGGTGATCTTCAACAAAAGCGACTTTGCCTGGGCCGAAAAATATGCCGCACAGGTATCTCCCACCTGCAAACTATACCTGGCGCCTGAGTGGGACAAATCCAAAGAAATGACGCCCCTCCTCATTGAATACATTAAAGAAAACCCTCAATGGGAGCTATCGCTCCAAATACACAAGTACATTAATGTGCCTTGA
- the guaB gene encoding IMP dehydrogenase yields MATRNTALRTNSPSSSKFFGEGLTFDDVLLVPAYSQVLPREVDIRTQLTKAITLNTPMLSSAMDTVTEANLAIALAREGGLGILHKNMSIEKQAEQVRKVKRSESGLILDPITLHEEATIGDALRLMKENKIGGIPIVNNGKKLVGILTNRDLRFETALARKVSEVMTRELITAPEGTDMKKAGTILRQHKIEKLPVIRKDGTLIGLITYRDILQLQSYPNAVKDSYGRLLTGAALGITRDLLDRASALQQIGVDIVCLDSAHGHSKGVIEALKAVKKNFKKLQVIAGNIGTAAGAKALAEAGADAVKVGIGPGSICTTRIVAGSGMPQITAIMEAASVLQKKGIPLIADGGIRYTGDMVKALAAGANLVMMGSVFAGTEESPGETIIYEGRKFKQYRGMGSIGAMSQGSGDRYFQDVEDDVKKFVPEGIEGRVAFKGSLSEIVYQYVGGLRSGMGYCGAKDIKALQQAQFVRITNAGMKESHAHDIEITREAPNYSR; encoded by the coding sequence ATGGCAACAAGAAATACCGCACTCCGGACAAATTCCCCCAGTTCAAGTAAGTTTTTTGGTGAAGGTTTAACGTTCGATGACGTTTTACTGGTTCCTGCGTATTCGCAAGTATTGCCCCGCGAAGTAGACATCCGCACCCAACTTACCAAAGCGATCACCCTCAATACACCCATGCTTTCTTCTGCTATGGACACTGTAACAGAAGCCAACCTTGCTATTGCCCTGGCACGTGAAGGCGGCCTCGGTATCCTGCACAAAAACATGAGCATTGAAAAGCAGGCCGAACAGGTACGCAAGGTAAAACGCAGTGAAAGCGGACTGATCCTGGACCCTATTACCTTACATGAAGAAGCTACCATCGGCGATGCCCTGCGCCTGATGAAAGAAAATAAGATCGGTGGCATCCCCATCGTCAACAATGGAAAAAAGCTGGTAGGTATTCTCACCAACCGCGATCTGCGCTTCGAAACAGCTCTCGCCCGTAAAGTAAGTGAAGTGATGACAAGGGAATTGATCACGGCGCCAGAAGGAACTGATATGAAAAAAGCTGGAACTATTCTTCGCCAGCACAAGATTGAAAAATTACCGGTCATCAGGAAGGATGGTACGCTGATTGGCCTGATCACCTACCGCGATATCCTGCAACTGCAAAGCTATCCCAACGCAGTAAAAGATTCTTATGGCCGCTTACTTACCGGCGCAGCCCTGGGCATTACCCGCGACCTGCTCGACAGAGCCTCAGCCCTGCAACAGATCGGAGTAGACATTGTGTGTCTTGACAGTGCGCATGGTCATAGCAAGGGTGTTATTGAAGCATTGAAAGCGGTTAAAAAGAATTTCAAAAAACTACAGGTAATAGCCGGTAATATCGGCACAGCGGCCGGCGCCAAAGCATTGGCAGAAGCAGGAGCAGACGCCGTAAAAGTGGGCATTGGTCCCGGTTCTATCTGTACTACCCGTATTGTAGCGGGTTCAGGTATGCCGCAGATCACCGCCATTATGGAAGCAGCCTCTGTATTGCAGAAGAAAGGCATTCCCCTTATTGCAGATGGTGGTATCCGTTACACCGGTGATATGGTGAAGGCCCTGGCGGCCGGCGCTAACCTGGTGATGATGGGCAGTGTATTTGCCGGTACGGAAGAAAGCCCTGGTGAAACCATCATTTACGAAGGAAGGAAATTTAAGCAATACCGCGGCATGGGTTCCATCGGCGCGATGAGCCAGGGCAGCGGCGACCGCTACTTCCAGGATGTGGAAGATGATGTAAAGAAGTTTGTTCCGGAAGGTATTGAAGGCCGGGTAGCCTTTAAGGGCAGCTTAAGTGAGATCGTTTACCAATATGTTGGCGGCCTTCGCTCGGGTATGGGCTATTGCGGCGCCAAAGACATTAAAGCATTGCAGCAGGCACAATTTGTACGCATTACCAATGCAGGTATGAAAGAAAGCCACGCCCACGATATTGAAATTACACGGGAAGCCCCCAACTACAGCAGATAG
- a CDS encoding Lnb N-terminal periplasmic domain-containing protein: MPLSRVVLIFLFTLFLSRNAFSQTDSCNLQISLLTCSPGAELYSTFGHTAIRAKDAATGMDVVFNYGTFDDSDPTKFYWDFTRGLMLYTVSAYPFSDFVEEYKREQRGVIEQVLQLSCAEKKKLFNALRDNVQEQNRHYYYYFHQDNCTTRARDMVVNNTAQPVVFRNILPAKIPSFRNLLHNYLDKGHQPWSKFGIDILLGANLDKKVTNQTAMFLPDYLLKGFDSASTGNKPLVASTQTVLTIPSHPEGEASWFTPFVLFAALFIFITALSILKGNSSSTLLRIFDITFFLLLGLLGVLLATLWLIRVDTVCRNNWNLLWALPTHLPVVFVMHRGKKWVKTYFQAICVLTVLLGAAWLVLPQALNPAIIPILGLILVRSWHRRK, from the coding sequence ATGCCATTATCCAGGGTTGTATTGATCTTCCTGTTTACGTTGTTCCTTTCACGCAACGCCTTTTCTCAAACAGATTCCTGTAACCTGCAGATCAGCCTGCTCACCTGCAGCCCGGGCGCAGAGTTGTATTCTACTTTTGGACATACGGCCATACGGGCAAAAGATGCCGCCACGGGCATGGATGTAGTGTTTAATTACGGCACTTTCGATGATAGCGATCCTACTAAGTTTTATTGGGATTTTACCCGGGGGTTAATGCTGTATACCGTTTCAGCGTATCCGTTCAGCGATTTTGTAGAAGAGTACAAACGCGAGCAGCGGGGTGTTATTGAACAAGTGCTCCAGCTATCCTGCGCCGAAAAAAAGAAGCTATTCAATGCGCTGCGGGATAATGTGCAGGAACAAAACCGCCACTACTATTATTATTTCCACCAGGACAACTGTACTACCCGCGCCCGCGATATGGTGGTTAACAATACGGCGCAGCCTGTTGTATTCAGGAATATCTTGCCAGCCAAGATTCCCAGCTTCCGCAACCTGCTGCACAACTACCTCGATAAAGGCCATCAGCCCTGGAGCAAATTTGGCATTGATATATTGCTGGGTGCTAACCTCGATAAAAAGGTTACTAACCAGACGGCGATGTTCCTGCCGGATTACCTCCTGAAAGGATTTGACAGCGCCAGCACGGGCAATAAGCCACTGGTAGCGTCCACACAAACTGTTCTTACCATCCCATCCCATCCCGAAGGGGAGGCCAGCTGGTTCACACCCTTTGTATTGTTTGCCGCTTTATTCATATTTATTACTGCTCTATCGATCCTAAAAGGCAATTCGTCGTCAACCCTGTTACGGATCTTTGATATTACCTTTTTTTTGCTGCTGGGTTTATTGGGGGTATTGCTGGCCACCCTTTGGCTGATCAGGGTAGATACAGTTTGCCGTAATAACTGGAATCTCTTATGGGCATTGCCCACCCACCTGCCCGTGGTATTTGTCATGCACCGCGGCAAGAAATGGGTAAAAACTTATTTCCAGGCAATTTGTGTGCTCACTGTACTATTGGGCGCCGCCTGGCTTGTATTACCCCAGGCATTAAACCCTGCTATCATTCCTATCCTTGGCCTGATCCTTGTCCGGTCATGGCATCGTCGTAAATAG
- a CDS encoding bifunctional 5,10-methylenetetrahydrofolate dehydrogenase/5,10-methenyltetrahydrofolate cyclohydrolase, with translation MQILDGQLVSQATKDELRLNVGQLRTEGKKIPHLAAVLIGTNGASETYVGAKVRTCEEIGFKSTLIRLDEDISEYKLLNVIAELNADPDIDGILVQLPLPKHISDEEVINAIDPSKDVDGFHPISVGKLVQGLPTFVAATPHGIMLILEHYKIDTKGKHAVVIGRSNIVGRPMSILLSANTNPGNCTVTLCHSQTKNLKELCLQADIIVAALGKPEFLTADMVKEGAVIIDVGITRVPDASKKRGYAIKGDVDFTNVSPKCSYITPVPGGVGPMTIAALMKNTYAACLAKN, from the coding sequence ATGCAAATTTTAGACGGGCAACTTGTATCACAGGCTACCAAAGATGAATTACGACTGAATGTAGGCCAGTTAAGAACGGAAGGCAAGAAGATACCTCACCTCGCCGCTGTGCTGATAGGCACCAATGGCGCCAGTGAAACCTATGTAGGCGCCAAAGTGCGTACCTGCGAAGAAATAGGCTTTAAATCTACCCTGATACGCCTGGACGAGGATATCAGCGAGTACAAACTCCTCAATGTTATTGCAGAATTAAATGCCGATCCGGATATCGACGGCATCCTGGTGCAGCTTCCGCTGCCCAAGCATATCTCTGATGAAGAGGTGATCAATGCCATCGATCCTTCAAAAGATGTAGATGGATTTCATCCGATCAGCGTAGGTAAACTGGTGCAGGGCCTGCCCACTTTTGTGGCAGCAACCCCACACGGCATCATGCTGATCCTGGAGCATTATAAGATCGATACAAAAGGCAAACATGCCGTAGTAATAGGCCGCAGCAATATTGTGGGTCGTCCCATGAGCATTTTGCTTAGCGCTAATACCAATCCCGGTAACTGTACGGTAACGCTTTGCCACTCACAGACCAAAAACCTGAAAGAGCTCTGTTTGCAGGCCGATATCATTGTAGCGGCCCTGGGCAAACCTGAATTCTTAACCGCCGATATGGTGAAGGAAGGGGCTGTGATCATTGATGTAGGTATTACCCGCGTGCCGGATGCCTCCAAGAAACGTGGCTATGCTATTAAAGGTGATGTTGATTTTACCAATGTATCACCCAAATGCAGCTATATCACCCCGGTTCCCGGTGGTGTAGGTCCCATGACGATTGCGGCGCTGATGAAGAACACCTATGCCGCCTGCCTGGCGAAGAATTAG
- a CDS encoding OmpA family protein → MSIKRFCTILSFLFAPALIMAQQYDPAKVSRRAVELYERAIRKAQDDDFKGGILLLKDAVKVEPRFLDAYLSIAGMYGEMKDYQGAIENYEKAKAIDAAYFQDYNLPFSINLAGKGDFTKALEAVKEFLTITNLNEKSRQAGEFRQKSYQFAIEYGKQKTLSDYKFEPQNMGDSINSVVSEYYPALTIDGNELIITRRIKNYNEDFFGSTRVDGKWSKARPLEGNINTDANEGAQSISQDGQWLIFTGCNFPDGYGSCDLYISYLTMDGWSAPVNLGNKVNSDGWDSAPTLSPDKRDLYFASKRNDGYGGSDIYVSHYLPSGQWTEAENLGPEVNTAGDESCPFIHADNQTLYFTSNGHLGYGGDDLFMIKKGSKGTWGKAINLGYPINTIENEGSLIIAADGKTAYYASDRSDSKGGLDIYTFELRNDIRPDRTLWVKGKVFDKKTTKGLPSAIELTDLATQEVMSKVQTDETGNYLVTLPVGKDYAFNVNRKGYLFFSDNFSLSQKVPDSTYHIDIPLQPLEANASIVLKNIFFDSKQFDLKPASTSELDKLFLLLRDNPTIKIQIGGHTDNVGKPEDNLVLSNNRAQAVVKYLVGKGINAQRLSFKGFGATVPVADNATEEGRAQNRRTEMKVISH, encoded by the coding sequence ATGAGCATCAAGCGCTTCTGTACCATATTGTCATTTCTTTTTGCTCCGGCGTTGATCATGGCTCAGCAATATGATCCTGCCAAAGTGAGCAGAAGAGCGGTAGAATTGTATGAACGAGCGATCCGGAAAGCCCAGGACGACGACTTTAAAGGAGGTATTCTCCTGCTGAAAGATGCGGTGAAAGTGGAACCCCGTTTCCTGGATGCCTACCTCTCTATTGCAGGTATGTATGGCGAAATGAAGGATTACCAGGGCGCCATCGAAAACTATGAGAAAGCCAAAGCCATCGATGCGGCCTACTTCCAGGATTACAACCTGCCCTTCTCCATCAACCTGGCCGGCAAAGGTGATTTCACCAAAGCCCTGGAAGCCGTCAAAGAATTCCTGACCATCACCAACCTCAATGAAAAAAGCCGGCAGGCCGGCGAGTTTCGTCAGAAAAGCTACCAGTTTGCAATAGAATATGGTAAACAAAAAACCTTGTCTGATTATAAGTTCGAGCCACAGAATATGGGCGATAGTATCAATTCGGTGGTCTCCGAATATTATCCTGCGCTCACCATCGACGGCAATGAACTGATCATTACCCGCCGGATCAAAAATTACAACGAAGATTTCTTTGGCTCTACGCGTGTAGATGGCAAGTGGTCCAAAGCCCGGCCACTCGAAGGCAATATCAATACGGATGCCAACGAAGGCGCACAAAGCATTTCACAGGATGGACAATGGCTCATTTTTACGGGTTGCAATTTTCCCGATGGATATGGCAGTTGTGACCTGTACATCTCTTATCTCACCATGGATGGATGGAGTGCGCCGGTAAACCTCGGCAATAAAGTAAACAGCGATGGATGGGATTCAGCGCCCACCTTATCGCCCGACAAGCGCGATCTGTACTTTGCCAGCAAACGTAATGACGGCTATGGAGGCAGTGATATTTATGTAAGTCATTACCTGCCCAGTGGCCAGTGGACGGAAGCCGAGAACCTGGGGCCCGAAGTCAATACTGCCGGCGACGAAAGCTGTCCCTTTATTCATGCTGATAATCAAACGCTGTATTTCACCTCCAATGGCCACCTGGGATACGGAGGGGATGACCTGTTCATGATCAAAAAAGGATCCAAAGGCACCTGGGGCAAAGCCATTAACCTGGGCTATCCCATCAACACCATTGAAAATGAAGGCAGCCTGATCATTGCAGCGGATGGCAAAACGGCCTATTATGCCAGTGACCGCAGTGATAGTAAGGGCGGACTTGATATTTATACTTTTGAATTGCGCAATGATATTCGTCCGGACCGCACGCTGTGGGTGAAAGGAAAAGTATTCGATAAGAAAACGACCAAAGGTCTTCCGAGTGCCATTGAGTTGACCGATCTCGCTACACAGGAAGTGATGAGCAAAGTGCAAACGGATGAAACGGGCAATTACCTCGTTACCCTGCCGGTGGGCAAAGACTATGCGTTCAATGTAAACCGTAAGGGTTATTTATTTTTCTCCGATAATTTCTCTTTGAGCCAGAAAGTGCCTGACTCCACGTACCATATCGATATTCCCCTGCAGCCGCTGGAGGCTAATGCATCCATTGTGCTGAAGAATATATTCTTTGATTCCAAACAGTTTGACCTCAAACCTGCCTCTACTTCGGAACTGGATAAACTATTCCTCTTGTTGCGCGACAATCCAACGATCAAGATACAGATCGGCGGGCATACGGACAATGTGGGCAAACCGGAAGACAACCTGGTATTGTCCAACAACCGGGCACAGGCTGTCGTGAAATACCTGGTGGGTAAAGGCATTAATGCGCAACGCCTCAGCTTTAAGGGCTTTGGTGCCACGGTGCCTGTAGCTGATAATGCTACAGAAGAAGGCCGTGCGCAGAACAGGCGTACTGAAATGAAAGTGATCAGCCACTAA
- a CDS encoding alpha/beta fold hydrolase, with protein sequence MAATEKFIDIDGRPLFYQVTGAGKPVVLLHGFAEDSTIWQHQTGVLQEHYRLIIPDLPGSGRSGSSEDMSMEGLAASVKQILDDEVQAGESFVMIGHSMGGYVTLAFAEKYPEQLAGIGLFHSTAYADSEEKKATRQKGIEFMLQHGAALFIQQTTPNMFSAAFKQEKPEVVGEIIDRYSNFSTESLVQYYRSMMARPDRTNVLEKSTWPVLFIAGEYDTAIPVDHVMQQSYLPSLSYINLLQHSGHMGMLEEQEASNKFLLDFLAGL encoded by the coding sequence ATGGCAGCAACCGAGAAGTTCATAGATATTGATGGCCGGCCACTCTTTTACCAGGTAACGGGAGCCGGCAAACCCGTGGTTTTGTTGCACGGCTTTGCAGAAGATAGCACCATCTGGCAGCACCAGACAGGTGTGCTCCAGGAACATTACCGGTTGATCATACCCGATCTGCCGGGAAGCGGCCGGTCGGGCAGCAGTGAGGATATGAGCATGGAAGGGCTGGCAGCCTCGGTAAAGCAGATCCTGGACGATGAAGTACAGGCTGGTGAGTCTTTTGTAATGATCGGCCACAGTATGGGAGGATATGTAACCCTGGCTTTTGCCGAAAAATACCCCGAACAACTGGCAGGCATTGGCCTGTTCCACTCTACAGCCTATGCCGACAGTGAAGAAAAGAAGGCCACCCGGCAAAAGGGCATAGAATTCATGCTGCAGCACGGGGCGGCCCTGTTTATTCAGCAAACCACTCCCAATATGTTCTCTGCTGCTTTTAAACAGGAAAAGCCGGAGGTGGTAGGGGAAATTATTGACCGGTATTCCAACTTTTCTACTGAATCGCTCGTACAATATTACAGGTCGATGATGGCCCGTCCGGACCGGACAAACGTATTGGAAAAATCTACCTGGCCTGTATTGTTCATTGCAGGTGAATATGATACAGCGATACCAGTGGATCATGTGATGCAACAGAGTTACCTGCCTTCGTTGTCATATATCAATCTGCTCCAACATTCCGGCCATATGGGTATGCTGGAAGAGCAGGAGGCAAGTAACAAGTTCCTGCTCGATTTTCTGGCAGGGCTATGA
- the dprA gene encoding DNA-processing protein DprA — MKNDLLYQLALGHVPHIGLVHAKTLAEHFGTAAAIFKARPAQLEKIEGIGAVRAAAIHQFTGFEAAEKEIAFIEKYKIRSLFITDPDYPQRLLHCYDAPTLLFYRGGANLNAARVVAIIGTRSHSDYGKFITEKLVRELSEKEVLIVSGLAFGIDALAHKAAIRNSLPTVGVLGHGLDTIYPAQHTQLAKDMIKQGGGLLTEFCSNTKPDKHNFPARNRIVAGMSDATIVVETGIKGGSMITAELANSYNKDVFAWPGKVTDPKSAGCNYLIRSNKAMLLTDTQEFIELMGWADQHRRAPAAQQDLFVELTPDEQKLAQIIAQHETVHIDELNLHSGLSSSTIAAAILNMELQGLLQCLPGKRYKLTR, encoded by the coding sequence ATGAAAAACGACCTGTTATATCAGCTTGCCCTGGGGCATGTGCCGCATATCGGCCTTGTACATGCTAAAACCCTTGCGGAACATTTTGGCACGGCTGCCGCCATATTTAAAGCACGCCCTGCCCAACTGGAAAAGATAGAAGGCATTGGCGCTGTAAGAGCGGCCGCTATTCATCAGTTCACGGGTTTTGAAGCAGCTGAAAAGGAGATTGCCTTTATTGAAAAATACAAGATCCGGTCACTATTCATCACTGATCCCGATTATCCACAACGCTTATTGCATTGTTACGATGCTCCTACCCTGTTGTTTTACCGGGGAGGCGCCAACCTCAATGCAGCGCGTGTAGTAGCCATTATCGGTACCCGCAGCCATTCGGATTATGGCAAGTTTATCACGGAAAAGTTGGTGAGAGAACTCTCCGAAAAGGAGGTCCTTATTGTCAGCGGCCTGGCTTTTGGCATCGATGCACTGGCGCACAAAGCAGCTATCAGGAACAGCCTGCCCACTGTAGGTGTGTTGGGCCATGGGCTGGATACGATCTATCCTGCGCAGCATACGCAACTGGCCAAAGACATGATCAAACAGGGAGGCGGGTTGCTGACGGAGTTCTGTAGCAATACGAAACCAGATAAGCACAATTTCCCAGCCCGCAACCGCATCGTAGCAGGCATGAGTGATGCTACCATCGTGGTAGAGACAGGCATTAAGGGAGGCAGCATGATCACTGCGGAGCTGGCCAACAGTTACAACAAGGATGTATTTGCCTGGCCCGGTAAGGTGACGGACCCCAAAAGCGCCGGCTGCAATTACCTCATCCGAAGCAATAAGGCCATGCTGCTTACGGATACACAGGAATTTATTGAACTGATGGGATGGGCAGATCAGCACCGGCGCGCACCTGCTGCACAGCAAGACCTGTTTGTGGAGCTGACACCTGATGAACAAAAACTGGCGCAAATAATTGCCCAACATGAAACGGTGCATATTGATGAGCTCAATCTACACAGCGGTCTCAGCAGCAGTACGATTGCTGCCGCAATCCTTAATATGGAATTACAGGGCCTCCTTCAATGCCTGCCAGGAAAAAGATATAAATTGACCAGGTAA